A window of the Pongo abelii isolate AG06213 chromosome 10, NHGRI_mPonAbe1-v2.0_pri, whole genome shotgun sequence genome harbors these coding sequences:
- the NINJ2 gene encoding ninjurin-2 isoform X2, translating into MRKVHFTSSREPSRLSPARCAKPGSSDPRRSQPINLNHYATKKSVAESMLDVALFMSNAMRLKAVLEQGPSSHYYTTLVTLISLSLLLQVVIGVLLVVIARLNLNEVEKQWRLNQLNNAATILVFFTVVINVFITAFGAHKTGFLAARASRNPL; encoded by the exons ATGAGGAAGGTGCATTTTACCAGCAGCAGAGAACCCTCCCGGCTTTCTCCAGCCAGATGTGCGAAG CCTGGAAGCTCCGACCCCAGGAGGAGCCAGCCCATCAACCTGAACCATTACGCCACCAAGAAGAGCGTGGCGGAGAGCATGCTGGACGTGGCCCTGTTCATGTCCAACGCCATGCGGCTGAAGGCGGTGCTGGAGCAAGGACCATCCTCTCACTACTACACCACCCTGGTCACCCTCATCAGCCTCTCTCTGCTCCTGCAGGTGGTCATCGGTGTCCTGCTCGTGGTCATTG CACGGCTGAACCTGAATGAGGTAGAAAAGCAGTGGCGACTCAACCAGCTCAACAACGCAGCCACCATCTTGGTCTTCTTCACTGTGGTCATCAATGTTTTCATTACAGCCTTCGGGGCACATAAGACAGGGTTCCTGGCTGCCagggcctcaaggaatcctctctGA